Within the Burkholderia sp. NRF60-BP8 genome, the region CGGCTGCTCGCCGCCGAAAACGCTGCGAGCCCGCAGCGGCCCGTGATTCCGGTCGCGCACGTCAAGGAGGCGTCATGAGCGGCGCGACCTTGACGGTCCGCGTGGTCCGCAAGTGGCAGGAAGCGCGCGACATCTGCGGCTTCGAACTGGTCAGCGACGACGGCTCGCCATTGCCGCGCTTCGACGCCGGCGCGCATATCGACGTGCATCTTCCGGGCGGCCTCGTGCGCCAGTACTCGCTGTGCAACCACCCGGAGCAACGCGATCGCTATCAAATCGCGGTGCTGCGCGAGGCCGACGGCCGCGGCGGGTCGCGTGCGATTCACGACGAAGTCCGGCAAGGCGATATCGTGCGGATCGGCCTGCCGCGCAATCAATTTCCGCTCGCGTGCGACGCGCCGCACCATCTGTTGCTCGCCGGCGGGATCGGCGTCACGCCGATTCTCAGCATGGCGGAACGGCTGTTCTCGTCGGGCATGCCGTTCGACATGCATTACTGCGCGCGTTCGGCCGATCGCATGGCCTTCGTCGAGCGGATCAATGCGGCCGGATTTCGCGATCGCGCGCGCTTGCACGTCGACGACGGCGATCCCGCGCAACGTTTCGATCTGGCTGCCGTGCTCGCCGGCGCGCCCGACGGCACGCACCTGTACGTATGCGGCCCGCGCGGCTTCATGGATGCGGTGCTGAACGCGGCACGCGAGCGCGACTGGGGCGACGCGCGGTTGCACTACGAATTCTTCGGCGGCGCGGTGGCATCGTCCGGCGCGGATCGTGCATTCCAGGTCAAGATCGCGAGCACCGGCAAGGTGATCGACGTGCCGGCCGGATGCACGGTGATCGCGGCGCTGGCGGCGCACGGCGTCGACGTGCTGACGTCGTGCGAGCAAGGCGTGTGCGGCACCTGTCTGACTCGCGTGCTCGAAGGCGAGCCCGATCATCGCGATGCGTATCTGACCGACGACGAAAAGGCAGCCGGCGACCAGTTCATGCCGTGCTGCTCGCGGTCGCGAACCGAGTTGCTGGTACTCGATCTGTAGATCTGTAGATCGGTAGATGGGCCGCCCGACTCGCGGCGGCCCATCGCAATACTGGAACGATCAACGGCGCATCCTGGCCGGCCATCGATCAAGACACCTGAATTCCCGACCGATCAATGGCGCTGCAACCCGGCCCCGCTCGACCATCGCGCTCGGTGCGCCCCCATCGCTCGGCTCAATCGGCGAGCCGGCAATGCGACAGCTTCAACCCCGGCAGCACCGGCGCGTCGATATAGCCTTCGTTCACACAGCTGAACCGGAACGCCGCGGACGTGACGAACGGCTTGATCTCGCCGCCGGGAAATTTCGGCTTCAGCGCGCCTTGGTCGGCCACGTCGAAATGCGTGTCGAACTGCTCGCCGTCGGCCGTCAGCGCACCGAAATACGTGCCATCCGGATCGCTGCCCATCCGGATCACGGCGCCGACGAACGTGAGGCGCTTGCCGTCGTACTTCGTCTTCGCAGCGGCCATGTCCTGCGTATAGGCCTCGATCACGGCGCCGTAGTGCACGTCGATCGCGGGTTCGGCGTTCGAAGCCGCACAGGCGGCCTGGTGAGCGCCCGGCAACAGCGCGCAGGCCGCAAGCGCGGCCGTCATGAACGGCGCGGAAATCTTCTTCATGGTGGTCTCTCGTCCAGCGTGGTGGTTGAAGTGATCGAAGCCCGGCGCGACGCCGGTCGAATTCGCTTCCGTTGCTTTAATCGTTCGAATGGCGGTACACGGCTGCGATCGCTTCGTCGCCCGCGTGGTCGTGCGCGGTGCATGGCGTCGCACTGAATGCGACGTGACAGGAAGATGACATGGTGCGGCCCCCGGCTCTCTCGTTGAATTTCACTGCGTCTAATTTTGGCCGCTACGGTAGCAGACTGCCGGCAGGCCGGCAATCGAGCGGCGAGCGCTGCCCGGTCGCCTCATTACAATTGCAAATGATTCTCATTACGTATATCATGCGCGTCCTGGCCGCACTGCAACGCCGCGGCCCGCAACACGATCCTCAGCACGCCTCTTCCTGCATCGATTCATGCCATTCCGCCGAATGCCCCGCCGTGCCCGGACCCTGCGTCCGTGGCGTACACGCCTGCCGGTCTTGCTCACCCTCTGCGCCGCGAGCGGCGTGCAGGCCGCGGGCGCCGAACCCGTTGCGCCCGCAACCGCCGCTGCGGCGCCGGCCGAACACGAACTCCCGGCGATCAACGTCAACGCGTCGTCGGCCGTCGATCCGACGATCGGCTATCAGCCACGCACGACGAGCATCGCGGGCGGCGACGACCGTGCGCTCACGGAGATCCCGCAGTCGGTCGCGGTGGTCAGCAGCAGCGTGATGCAGGATCAGCAGGCGCGCTCGCTCGACGACGTGCTCGGCAACATCAGCGGCGTCACGCAGACGAACACGCTCGGCGGCACGCGCGACGCGTTCATCAAGCGCGGCTTCGGATCGAACAACGACGGCTCGGTGCTGGTCGACGGCGTGCGCACGCCGGTGCTGCACAGCTATCTCGCGACGATCGATCGCGTCGAAGTACTGAAAGGCCCCGCCTCGCTGCTGTACGGGATGCAGGATCCGGGCGGCGTGATCAACCTCGTCACGCGCAAGCCGGAAGACACGTTCGGCGGCTCGATCTCCGCGTCGCGCACGAACCACGGCGGCAGCAACGCGCAGTTCGATCTCACGGGGCCGCTCGGCAAGCCGGGGCAAGTCGCGGGCGGCACGCTCGCATTCCGGCTGACCGGCGAATACGACACGAGCCGCTACTGGCGCAGCTTCGGCCGCGAACGCCATGCGCTGATCGCGCCCGCGCTGTCGTGGCACGACGCGAACACGTCGATCGACGTCAGCTACCAGTACGTCGACTACACGACGCCGTTCGACCGCGGCACCGTGCTCGTGAACGGCCAGCTCGACGATGCGCTGCGCTATCGCCGCTACGAGGAGGCGTGGTCGCAAAGCAGCGGCATCCAGGAAACGCTGCGTACGCGCATCGAGCACCGCTTCTCCGATGCATGGCGCGTGCGCGCGACCTACGGCTGGGGCCGCGACCGTTACGACCAGTTCATCACGCGCGCCACCGCGTTCAACAGCAGGACCGGCGCGCTGACGCGCTCGTCCGATGCGAACCTCGGACGCAACGATTCCGACCAGATCGCGACGCTCGGCCTGCTCGGCAACGTGACGCTCGCGGGGATGCACCACGCGATCTACGTCGGCGGCGAATACGAACGGCAGCGCAGCTTCCGCGGCGACACGATCCGCGGCAAGGCGACGACGGGCTTCAATCTCTACGATCCCGTGTACGGCCTGCTCGCGCCCGGCGGCATACCCAATACGAAGCAAAGCGATTCGCGCTCGGTCGTGCATGCGTATTCGACGATCGTGCAGGACTCGGTGAAAATCACCGAGCGCCTCACCGCGGTGGGCGGGCTGCGCTGGGAAAACTGGCAGCAGGAATCGGGGATGGGTCGGCCGTTCGTGTTCGCCGACCGCTCGCGCGGCAGCGTCTGGCTGCCGCAGTTCGGGCTCGCGTATGCGCTCACGCCGGCGCTGACCGCGTACGCGAACGTGAGCCGCTCGTTCAAGCCGAACGTCGCGTCGAACGTCGCGGCGCCGCTCGCGCCGGAATACGGCCGCGTGCTCGAGGCCGGGCTGAAGTTCAGCCTGAAGCCCGCGATCACGGGCACGCTCGCCGTGTACCAGATCGACAAGCGCAACGTCGCGGTCACGGTCGGCGACATCACGTCGACGATCGGCACCGCGCGCTCGCGCGGAATCGAACTCGACGTCGCCGGGCAAATCACGCGCCACCTGAGCGTGATCGGCAGCTATGCGTATACGAACGCGAACGATCGCGACAGCAATACGCCGCTCGTCAACGTCGCGCGCCACACGGGCAGCCTGTTCGCGGTCTACGACACGGCCATCGCGAACCTGCCCGGACGCTGGCGCTTCGGCGGCGGGGCGCGGCTCGTCGGCGCGCGCTCGGGCGACACCGCGAACAGCTTCACGCTGCCCGGCTACGTGAGCGTCGACGCGTTCGCGGCGTACGAAACGACGATCGGCAAATTCCCGACCCGCTTCCAGCTCAACGTGAAGAACCTGCTCGACAAGACCTACTATCCGTCGAGCAACAGCAACCTGATCGTCGCGGTCGGCGAGCCGCGGCTCGTCACGCTGACCACGACGGTATCGTTCTGACGCATCTTCGCGCCGGGCGGCCGGGGCCGGGGCCGTGCCACGCGCCCCGGCCGGCGACACGAGCCGATCTCACCCGCCCACGAAGTCGAGCAGGATCTTGCAGCTTTCCGCGGGATGGCGCTCGGCCATCTCGAACGCCTGCTTGACGTCGCGAAAGCTCACCTTGTGCGTGACGATGTGCTCGGGCTGGATCAGCCCTCGACCGATCCAGTCGATCACCTGCGGGAACATCGCGCAGTTCAGCCGCGATGCCGCGAGCGTCAGTTCCTTCTTCGTCAGCTCGGCCTGCACGATCGCGGACGCCTCCGACGAGAAGCCGAGCACGCCGATCCGGCCGGCCGGCGCGGCGATCTTCACGGCCTCCTCGAGAATAGACGGATGGCAGACCGCATCGAAGATCAGCGTCGGGCCGCCGTCGACGCCGCGCTTTTCCAATGCATCGGGCAACGACTCGACGCTCGTGTTGATGATCTCGTCCTCCGCCGCGCCGCATTTGCGCGCGAGCTGCAGCCGCGCGTCGAGCCGGTCGGTGATGAACGCGCGAATTCCGTACACGCGCTTGAGCACCTGCAGGATCGTCAGCCCGACGGTGCCGGCGCCGTAGATCAACGCGACATCGCCCGGCAGCACGCCGGTGCGCGACGTCGCATTCGCGGCCACCGCGAACGGCTCGACGATCGCTGCGCACGTATCGGCAATCTCGTCCGGAATCCGGTACGCGTTGCCGGCCGGCACGCACGTGTATTCGCTGAAGCCGCCGTCGCGATGCACACCGAGCACGGTGAGGTGCCGGCACACGTTGCGGCGGCCGATCGTGCACGCGTGACAATGCCCGCAGCTGATCACCGGATCGACCGCGATGATCTCGCCGAGCCGCGCGGCATCGACGCCCACGCCGACCGACTCGATCGTCCCGACGAATTCGTGGCCGATGATGCGCGGGTACGACACGAACGGGTTCTTGCCGTGAAAGATATGCAGGTCCGACCCGCAGATGCCCGCATAGCGGACCTTCACGCGCACTTCGCCGGCGGCGGGCGCGGGCAGCGACACCTCGCGCACGCTCATGCTGTTCGGACGATCGACAACGACGCTCAACATTTCGGTTCTCTCCTTCGGATCTTCGTCGCTCACCAGTTCCACATCGAACCGTCGCGCAGCCGGGCAACCGGCAGGTACGCGCGCTCGTACGGATATTTCGCGGCCAGGGCCTCGTCGATGTCGACGCCGAGACCGGGCACGTCGTCCATCACGAGATAGCCGTCCTCGAAGCGGTAGCTGTGCGGAAACACTTCGTCGGTCAGCGCGCTGTGCGGCATCAGCTCCTGGATGCCGAAGTTCGGCGCCCACAGTCCGAAGTTCACCGCCGCCGCCATGCAGACAGGCGACAGGTCGGTCGCGCCGTGAAAGCCCGTGCGCACCTGGTACATCGCCGCGTAGTCGGCAATGCGCCGCACGTGCGTGATGCCCCCCGCATGCACGATCGTCGCGCGGATGTAGTCGATCAACTGGTCGCGGATCAAATCCTTGCAATCCCAGATCGAGTTGAATACCTCGCCGACCGCGAGCGGCGTCGTCGTGTGCTGGCGAATCAGGCGGAACGCGTCCTGGTTCTCCGCTGGCGTCACGTCCTCGAGCCAGAACAGCCGATGCGGTTCGAGATCGCGGCCGAGCCGCGCGGCCTCGATCGGCGTGAGCCGATGATGCGCGTCGTGCAGTAGGTGCGGCGCGTCGCCGACCGCTTCGCGCACCTTGCGGAACAGTTCAGGCGTGTGGCGCAGGTAGAGCGCGGTGTCCCACGGCTCCTCGGGCGGCAACCCCTTTTCGGCCGGCTCGTACGCGCCCGCCGTCTTGCCGACGCCGTACACCTTGTCGAGCCCCGGCACGCCCGACTGCACGCGAATCGCGCGGAAGCCGGCCTCGATATGCGCACGCACCGCGTCGACCGCTTCCTCGTGATCGCGCCCGTTCGCGTGGCCGTATACCATCAGCCCGTCGCGACTCTTGCCGCCGAGCAGCTGGTAGACGGGCATGCCGGCGAGCTTGCCCAGGATGTCCCACAGCGCCATGTCGATCGCGGCGATCGCCGTCATCGTCACAGGCCCGCGCCGCCAGTAAGCGCCGCGATACAGGTATTGCCAGATGTCCTCGATGTTGCGCGGGTCGCGGCCGACGAGGCACGGGAACACGTGGTCTTCCAGATACGCGCGCACCGCGAGCTCGCGCCCGTTGAGCGTCGCGTCGCCAAGGCCGTAGATGCCTTCGTCGGTCACGATCTTCACCGTTACGAAGTTCCGGCCCGGACACGTGACGATGGTCTGCAAGCGTTCGATTTTCACTGCGTTCCTCCGGCAGGCGATTCAGTCGACAAAGTAATGAGGCGCGCGGCTGCGCACTTCGGGCAGATGCGAGCCGATCCGGTCGACGTGCGTCGCGACCGCCGCGCCGAGGAGCGCCATGTTGCGCGACGCGATGTGCGCGAGGAGTTGTTCGTGCTCCTGCAACGCGCGGCGCGCATGATCCTCGACGCGGTCGAGCAGCAGCCAGCGCACACGGTCGAACTGGCGCTTCATCGGCTGCAGCATTTCCCATACGTGCGGCCGGCCCGCGAACGCGAACATCCGGCCGTGCATCGCCTCGTCGAGATCGAAGAACGCTTCGGCATCGTGCGCGGCCACGGCCGCGCGCTGCGCGTCGATGATTCGCGACAGCTCCGCGAGCTGCTCCGGCGTGATCTTCTGCGCAAGTTCGACGTGGTTCGCGCATTCGAGCGTGCTGCGCGCGAACCGCCCTTCCTCGAGGATCGACACCGGAATCGGCGCGACCAGCGTGCCGACCTTCCGGTAGATCTGCACGAGCCGCTCGTCGGCAAGCTGCGCGAACGCTTCGCGCACCGGCGTGCGACTGACCTTGATCGTCGTGGAGATCACGGCCTCCGACAGCGCGGTGCGTGGCGGCAGCGCGCCGCGCACGATCGCGTGGCGCAGCAGCGCGTGCACCTGCTCCGTATACGACCGGCTCTCGTCCAGCGAGAACCCTTGCAACGCCGTGACGACGACGTCCTCTTCTTCCCGTGCTGCCGTTTCGCTCATGTTTGTCGATTGATCCGACTCGATATCGATATCTACCATGGTACAGAAGATGTAAAACCCGGGCGATCTGGCGTTTACACCAATAACTTTCGCGAAAGACTCGAAATAACCTGCACGCATCTCGCTTTCTACCATGGTACAAACAGTCGCCGACCGCCATGCCTCCCGTTCCCGACTTCCTGCGCACCGCGCCGCCCGGCACGCGCCGCCCCCGTTATGACCGGCAGGCGGTCCGCACGGGGATCGTCCATCTCGGCCTCGGCGCGTTCCATCGCGCGCATCAGGCACTCCATACGGAAACGGTGCTCGAACAGGGCGATCTCCGCTGGGGCATCGTGGGCGTCGAACTGCGGCGGCGTCATACCGTCGACCTGCTCGCCGCGCAGGATCACCTGTACACCGTGTCCGAACGCGATGGCGGCGGCGTGCGCACGCGCATCGTCGGCGCCGTGCACGGCGCGCTGTTCGCACCCGAATCGCTGCCTGCGCTGCTGGCGCTGATCGCCGATCCGGCCGTGTCGATCGTCAGCCTGACCGTGACCGAGAAAGGCTATTGCCGCCGCCCCGGCGGCAGGCTCGACGCCGACGATCCGGCCATCCGGCAGGATCTCGCGACGCCCGACGCGCCGCGCACCGCGCTCGGCGTGATCGCGGCCGGCCTGCGCGTGCGGCCGGCGAACGCGCCGCTCACCATCGTTTGCTGCGACAACATGACGTCGAACGGCGACACGCTGCGCGCGCTGCTGATCGACTACGCGGAACGCATCGACGGCGCGCTCGCGCGGCGCATCCGCGACGACGTCGCGTTCCCGAACAGCATGGTCGACCGGATCGTGCCGGCCGCGACGCCCGAATCGCTCGACTGGGCGCACGCGCATCTCGGCGCGCGCGACGCGGCCGCGATCGTCTGCGAGCCGTTCTCGCAATGGGTGATCGAGGATCGTTTCGCCGGCCCGCGCCCGCGCTGGGAAGACGCCGGCGCGCACCTGGTCGGCGACGTGCGGCCGTACGAAACGATGAAGCTGCGGCTGTTGAACGGCTCGCATTCGGCCATCGCGTATGCGGCGCAACTACGCGGGCGCGCGACCGTGTCCGATGCGATGGCCGATCCGGCGATCGCGGCGCTCGTCGACGGCGTGATGACGCGCGACCTGCTCGCAACCGTCGACGTGCCGTCCGGTTATGACGCGCACGGCTATTGCGCGACGCTCGTGCAGCGCTTCCGGAATCCGACGCTCGCGCATCGCACCGAACAGATCGCGATGGACGGCACGCAGAAGGTGCCGCTGCGCTGGCTGCCGGCGCTCGGCGAAAGCGCGGCGGCCGGCATCGAACGGCCGTATCTGGAGCGTGCACTGGCGCTCTGGCTGCACTACCTCGCCACCGCGCACGACGAATCGGGCCGGCCGCTGACGATCATCGATCCGGGTGCGGCCGCGCTCGGCGCGACGCTGTCGGCGGCCGGCGATGCAACCGGCGCGGTTCGGGCCGCACTCGGCAGCCCCGCGCTCGCCGGTTCGGTCCCATGGCCGGACGCGTTGATCGCGCGCATCGGCACGCATCTGGCGACGCTGCGCACACACGGCACCGACGCTTTGCTCGCGCCGTTGCACGCGCACTGAACGACCGCCCACCCGGTTCGCCGCAACCGGCGCGAACCGCGCAATACCCCTGCCCGCCGAGGTCCGTGCCGACGCGGCGATCGATGACAAAACATGACGGCCGGCCCACCGGCACGAAGGAGACGGACATGAAGCAGAAGTCGCAGGCGTGGTTCACGGTGTTCCTGCTGTTCCTGGTGTATGGAATCAACTACCTCGACCGCGTCGCGCTGTCGATCGTCGCTCCGATCGTGCAGAGCGATCTCGGCATCGACGCCGCGCAGATGGGCCTCGTGTTCAGCACGTTCTTCATCGGCTACGCGCTGTTCAATTTCATCGGCGGGCTCGCGTCCGACCGGCTCGGGCCGAAGCTCGTGTACGTGCTGTCGGTGGGGCTATGGTCGGTGTTCTGCGGGATGACCGCGCTCACCGTCGGCTTCGTGAGTCTGCTGATCGTGCGGCTGCTGTTCGGCATGGCCGAAGGGCCGCTGTGCTCGGCCGCGAACAAGATGGTCAACAACTGGCTGCCGCGCGACGCCGCCGCAACCGCGATGGGTCTGCTGAGCGCCGGATCGCCGCTCGGCGGCGCGATCGCCGGGCCGATCGTCGGCCTGCTGGCCGCGCAGTTCGGCTGGCGGCCGGCATTCTGGATTGTCTGCGCGATCGGGCTCGCGTGGGTCGTCGTCTGGATGATGTCGACGTCCGACCGTCCGGCGACGCCGGTCAACGACGCACCGGGCGCGGGCGCGCCGACCCACGCACCCGCGGCCGCCGGCGCGGCGACGCCCGCGCATACGCTGTCGCACTACATGCGCCAGCCGCGCATCCTCGCGACCGCCGCCGCGTTCTTCAGTTACAACTACGTGCTGTTCTTCTTCCTGAGCTGGTTCCCGAGCTACCTCGTGCGCGCGCACCATTTGAACATCAAGGAAATGAGCGTCGCCACCGTCTTGCCCTGGCTCGTCGGCACGATCGGCCTCGCGTGCGGCGGCGCGATCTCGGATGCGCTCTACCGGCTCACCGGCAACCTGCTGCTGTCGCGCCGGATCGTGCTCGTGACCTGCCTGCTTGGCGCCGGCGCATGCGTGGCGGTAGCCGGCGCCGTGCAGTCAACGCAAGGTGCGGTCGCGCTGATGTCCGTGTCGCTGTTCTTCCTGTACGTGACGGGTGCGATCTACTGGGCGATCGTGCAGGACGTCGTGCATCCGGCCCGCGTCGGCGGCGTCAGCGGCTTTCTGCATTGCATGGGCAGCCTGTCGGGCGTGATCGGCCCGGCCGTCACCGGCCTCATCGTCGAACGCAGCGGCTCGTTCGCGTCCGCGTTCGTGCTGGCCGGTGCGATCGCACTCGCGGGCGCGGCATTGGCCGGCGTGTTCGTGCGCAACGCACGGCCGTCGGAAGTCCTGCGCGAACACACCGCGCACTGACGTCGCGAAGCGGCGGCGTGCCGCGCGACGCCGCCCTTGCCGGCGTCGCGGCCGGCATCATCATGAACGTCCGCAGGATCCGTGCTTCATGGGCGCCGTGCAGGATACGCGCGCGAAGTTCCATGAGTCGCCCGACTCGATGTACGGGCGCAGCACGAACGGCGCGTGCCCGGCGCGCCGTGACGCTCTGCCGGTGCGGCCGGCGCGCTCACGGGCGCCAGCGATACACGACGATGCTCGAGCCGTTGTAGTTGTCCTTCGTGATCACGTATTCGCCGGTCGAGCGCAGATACGCGCGCACGCCGTACATCGAATCGACGTCGTTGCCGACGTCCATCGCCGCCGCGTTCGAGTTCGTCAGCGTCGTGACGAGCGCGCCGGTGTTCAGGTCGAATACGTCGATGTTCGGCACCGTGTGCACATAGCCGACGAACAGGTAGTGGCCGGCCGCCGCGATCGATTTGGGGTTCGCGCTCGTCAGGTTGATCACCGGGTTCGGCGTGCTCGTGTTGCCGTTCTTCCAGCCGCGATAGACCTCGATGTGCCCGTTCATCGCGGTCCAGTCCCAGTTGCCCGCAAGGCCCTGCGCGAGGATCATCGTGTCGCTGTCGGCCTGGTAGATGATGCGCGTCACGGGCGCCACGCTGCTCGGCACGGCGGTCGTCACCGGCTTGCCCCATGACGGCTTGCCGGTCGCGTCGAAGCCGGTCATCGGGTAGCGCGTGATCACGTTGGAGCCGTTCAGGCCGGCCCACACGTCGCCGTTGCCGTCGATGTCGAAACCGGCCGTCACCTGCAACGTCGTGTTGAACG harbors:
- the manD gene encoding D-mannonate dehydratase ManD; protein product: MKIERLQTIVTCPGRNFVTVKIVTDEGIYGLGDATLNGRELAVRAYLEDHVFPCLVGRDPRNIEDIWQYLYRGAYWRRGPVTMTAIAAIDMALWDILGKLAGMPVYQLLGGKSRDGLMVYGHANGRDHEEAVDAVRAHIEAGFRAIRVQSGVPGLDKVYGVGKTAGAYEPAEKGLPPEEPWDTALYLRHTPELFRKVREAVGDAPHLLHDAHHRLTPIEAARLGRDLEPHRLFWLEDVTPAENQDAFRLIRQHTTTPLAVGEVFNSIWDCKDLIRDQLIDYIRATIVHAGGITHVRRIADYAAMYQVRTGFHGATDLSPVCMAAAVNFGLWAPNFGIQELMPHSALTDEVFPHSYRFEDGYLVMDDVPGLGVDIDEALAAKYPYERAYLPVARLRDGSMWNW
- a CDS encoding MFS transporter, which encodes MKQKSQAWFTVFLLFLVYGINYLDRVALSIVAPIVQSDLGIDAAQMGLVFSTFFIGYALFNFIGGLASDRLGPKLVYVLSVGLWSVFCGMTALTVGFVSLLIVRLLFGMAEGPLCSAANKMVNNWLPRDAAATAMGLLSAGSPLGGAIAGPIVGLLAAQFGWRPAFWIVCAIGLAWVVVWMMSTSDRPATPVNDAPGAGAPTHAPAAAGAATPAHTLSHYMRQPRILATAAAFFSYNYVLFFFLSWFPSYLVRAHHLNIKEMSVATVLPWLVGTIGLACGGAISDALYRLTGNLLLSRRIVLVTCLLGAGACVAVAGAVQSTQGAVALMSVSLFFLYVTGAIYWAIVQDVVHPARVGGVSGFLHCMGSLSGVIGPAVTGLIVERSGSFASAFVLAGAIALAGAALAGVFVRNARPSEVLREHTAH
- a CDS encoding mannitol dehydrogenase family protein, producing the protein MPPVPDFLRTAPPGTRRPRYDRQAVRTGIVHLGLGAFHRAHQALHTETVLEQGDLRWGIVGVELRRRHTVDLLAAQDHLYTVSERDGGGVRTRIVGAVHGALFAPESLPALLALIADPAVSIVSLTVTEKGYCRRPGGRLDADDPAIRQDLATPDAPRTALGVIAAGLRVRPANAPLTIVCCDNMTSNGDTLRALLIDYAERIDGALARRIRDDVAFPNSMVDRIVPAATPESLDWAHAHLGARDAAAIVCEPFSQWVIEDRFAGPRPRWEDAGAHLVGDVRPYETMKLRLLNGSHSAIAYAAQLRGRATVSDAMADPAIAALVDGVMTRDLLATVDVPSGYDAHGYCATLVQRFRNPTLAHRTEQIAMDGTQKVPLRWLPALGESAAAGIERPYLERALALWLHYLATAHDESGRPLTIIDPGAAALGATLSAAGDATGAVRAALGSPALAGSVPWPDALIARIGTHLATLRTHGTDALLAPLHAH
- a CDS encoding PDR/VanB family oxidoreductase: MSGATLTVRVVRKWQEARDICGFELVSDDGSPLPRFDAGAHIDVHLPGGLVRQYSLCNHPEQRDRYQIAVLREADGRGGSRAIHDEVRQGDIVRIGLPRNQFPLACDAPHHLLLAGGIGVTPILSMAERLFSSGMPFDMHYCARSADRMAFVERINAAGFRDRARLHVDDGDPAQRFDLAAVLAGAPDGTHLYVCGPRGFMDAVLNAARERDWGDARLHYEFFGGAVASSGADRAFQVKIASTGKVIDVPAGCTVIAALAAHGVDVLTSCEQGVCGTCLTRVLEGEPDHRDAYLTDDEKAAGDQFMPCCSRSRTELLVLDL
- a CDS encoding TonB-dependent siderophore receptor — translated: MPFRRMPRRARTLRPWRTRLPVLLTLCAASGVQAAGAEPVAPATAAAAPAEHELPAINVNASSAVDPTIGYQPRTTSIAGGDDRALTEIPQSVAVVSSSVMQDQQARSLDDVLGNISGVTQTNTLGGTRDAFIKRGFGSNNDGSVLVDGVRTPVLHSYLATIDRVEVLKGPASLLYGMQDPGGVINLVTRKPEDTFGGSISASRTNHGGSNAQFDLTGPLGKPGQVAGGTLAFRLTGEYDTSRYWRSFGRERHALIAPALSWHDANTSIDVSYQYVDYTTPFDRGTVLVNGQLDDALRYRRYEEAWSQSSGIQETLRTRIEHRFSDAWRVRATYGWGRDRYDQFITRATAFNSRTGALTRSSDANLGRNDSDQIATLGLLGNVTLAGMHHAIYVGGEYERQRSFRGDTIRGKATTGFNLYDPVYGLLAPGGIPNTKQSDSRSVVHAYSTIVQDSVKITERLTAVGGLRWENWQQESGMGRPFVFADRSRGSVWLPQFGLAYALTPALTAYANVSRSFKPNVASNVAAPLAPEYGRVLEAGLKFSLKPAITGTLAVYQIDKRNVAVTVGDITSTIGTARSRGIELDVAGQITRHLSVIGSYAYTNANDRDSNTPLVNVARHTGSLFAVYDTAIANLPGRWRFGGGARLVGARSGDTANSFTLPGYVSVDAFAAYETTIGKFPTRFQLNVKNLLDKTYYPSSNSNLIVAVGEPRLVTLTTTVSF
- a CDS encoding GntR family transcriptional regulator, with protein sequence MSETAAREEEDVVVTALQGFSLDESRSYTEQVHALLRHAIVRGALPPRTALSEAVISTTIKVSRTPVREAFAQLADERLVQIYRKVGTLVAPIPVSILEEGRFARSTLECANHVELAQKITPEQLAELSRIIDAQRAAVAAHDAEAFFDLDEAMHGRMFAFAGRPHVWEMLQPMKRQFDRVRWLLLDRVEDHARRALQEHEQLLAHIASRNMALLGAAVATHVDRIGSHLPEVRSRAPHYFVD
- a CDS encoding Zn-dependent oxidoreductase gives rise to the protein MLSVVVDRPNSMSVREVSLPAPAAGEVRVKVRYAGICGSDLHIFHGKNPFVSYPRIIGHEFVGTIESVGVGVDAARLGEIIAVDPVISCGHCHACTIGRRNVCRHLTVLGVHRDGGFSEYTCVPAGNAYRIPDEIADTCAAIVEPFAVAANATSRTGVLPGDVALIYGAGTVGLTILQVLKRVYGIRAFITDRLDARLQLARKCGAAEDEIINTSVESLPDALEKRGVDGGPTLIFDAVCHPSILEEAVKIAAPAGRIGVLGFSSEASAIVQAELTKKELTLAASRLNCAMFPQVIDWIGRGLIQPEHIVTHKVSFRDVKQAFEMAERHPAESCKILLDFVGG